One Aquamicrobium sp. genomic region harbors:
- a CDS encoding CoA ester lyase, whose translation MKTKRLRRCQLSVPGSSEKMLAKAATMEVDYIFLDLEDAVAPNRKAEARRNVVEAVRSTRFRAPTIAVRINDLSSPWAYDDLTALVEGCGETLDVIVLPKAMGPHDIVFLDRLLGMLEARHAIGRRIGVEVLIEEIEALNSVEAIAAASPRLEGLIFGMGDYAASQGMRVSGVGETDDYPGDLFHYHRNRVAIAARAGGLDAVDGPYADFRNPDKYREEARRAAILGFAGKWAIHPSQIELAEAMFSPDPAAVAKARAMAEAYAAARERGEGAINFEGTMIDIASVRGVDEIVALADMIEEKRGR comes from the coding sequence TTGAAGACGAAACGCCTGCGCCGCTGCCAGCTTTCCGTGCCGGGCTCCAGCGAGAAGATGCTCGCCAAGGCCGCCACGATGGAGGTCGACTACATCTTCCTCGACCTCGAGGACGCGGTCGCGCCGAACCGCAAGGCCGAGGCCCGCCGCAACGTCGTCGAGGCGGTGCGCTCCACGCGCTTCAGGGCGCCGACCATCGCCGTGCGCATCAACGACCTGTCGAGCCCGTGGGCCTATGACGACCTGACGGCGCTGGTCGAGGGCTGCGGGGAGACGCTCGACGTCATCGTGCTGCCCAAGGCGATGGGGCCGCACGACATCGTCTTCCTCGACCGCCTGCTCGGCATGCTGGAGGCGCGCCACGCCATCGGCCGGCGCATCGGCGTCGAGGTGCTGATCGAGGAGATCGAGGCGCTGAACAGCGTCGAGGCCATCGCGGCCGCGTCGCCGCGGCTGGAGGGGCTGATCTTCGGCATGGGCGACTACGCGGCCAGCCAGGGCATGCGCGTGTCGGGCGTCGGCGAGACGGACGACTATCCGGGCGACCTCTTCCACTACCATCGCAACCGTGTGGCGATCGCCGCGCGCGCCGGCGGCCTCGACGCCGTCGACGGCCCCTACGCCGATTTCCGCAACCCGGACAAGTATCGCGAGGAGGCGCGCCGCGCCGCCATTCTCGGCTTCGCCGGAAAATGGGCGATCCACCCGTCGCAGATCGAGTTGGCGGAAGCCATGTTCTCGCCGGACCCCGCCGCGGTGGCGAAGGCCCGCGCCATGGCCGAGGCCTATGCCGCTGCGCGCGAGCGCGGCGAGGGCGCGATCAATTTCGAGGGAACGATGATCGACATCGCCTCGGTGCGCGGCGTCGACGAGATCGTCGCCCTGGCCGACATGATCGAGGAAAAACGGGGACGCTGA
- a CDS encoding thioredoxin, producing the protein MPHKATFYHAGCAVCVDAEQRLARALDRAEYAVEIVHLGEQPGRIAEAAAAGVKSVPALVMEGNPYHINFGAALSDLGGGA; encoded by the coding sequence ATGCCACACAAAGCGACATTTTACCATGCGGGGTGCGCCGTCTGCGTCGATGCCGAGCAGCGCCTGGCGCGCGCGCTCGACCGGGCCGAATATGCGGTCGAGATCGTCCATCTCGGCGAGCAGCCGGGCAGGATCGCCGAGGCCGCGGCCGCCGGCGTCAAGTCGGTGCCGGCGCTGGTGATGGAGGGCAACCCCTATCACATCAATTTCGGCGCCGCGCTTTCCGATCTCGGGGGAGGCGCGTGA
- a CDS encoding ABC transporter ATP-binding protein produces the protein MSDTVLDVRALRSGYGRVPVLHGVTFSIAKGENLGLIGPNGHGKTTLFRTLSGLVPAWSGSVTFLGEDITGSAPASIVERGLIHAPQGNKLFPDLTVLENLWLGAFAAGPRAERKRTIEKVFAIFPRLAERRKQYCRTLSGGERQMVTIGCCLMGLPKLLILDEPTLGLSPKLKAELRDAIAEIIGSGVQTVIVEQDPEFLQTLTTRLLLVSEGAIRAEIAEGGGLEHQRVVEMYFGHA, from the coding sequence ATGTCTGATACGGTTCTCGACGTCAGGGCGCTGCGTTCGGGCTATGGCCGCGTGCCGGTGCTGCACGGCGTCACCTTCAGCATCGCCAAGGGCGAGAATCTCGGCCTGATCGGCCCGAACGGCCACGGCAAGACGACGCTGTTCCGTACCCTGTCGGGCCTCGTTCCCGCCTGGTCCGGCAGCGTCACCTTCCTCGGCGAGGACATCACGGGAAGCGCGCCCGCCTCCATCGTCGAGCGCGGGCTCATCCACGCGCCGCAGGGCAACAAGCTGTTCCCCGACCTGACGGTGCTGGAGAATCTGTGGCTCGGCGCCTTCGCCGCCGGGCCGCGCGCCGAGCGCAAGCGCACCATCGAGAAGGTGTTCGCCATCTTTCCCCGTCTCGCCGAGCGGCGCAAGCAGTACTGCCGCACGCTGAGCGGCGGCGAGCGGCAGATGGTGACCATCGGCTGCTGCCTGATGGGGCTGCCGAAGCTGCTGATCCTCGACGAGCCGACCCTCGGCCTGTCGCCGAAGCTGAAGGCCGAGCTGCGCGACGCCATCGCGGAGATCATTGGCTCGGGCGTTCAGACCGTGATCGTCGAGCAGGACCCCGAATTCCTCCAGACCCTGACCACCCGCCTCCTCCTCGTCAGCGAGGGCGCCATCCGCGCCGAGATCGCCGAGGGCGGCGGCCTCGAACACCAACGCGTCGTGGAAATGTATTTCGGCCATGCTTGA
- a CDS encoding branched-chain amino acid ABC transporter permease, translating to MLDSFLALFQSIFASGLVLASLYVLMAAGLALVWNTLGIFNFTHGALMVAAAYIAWTVSDPRGLGLGLAAGVVAAVLVAAVMGYLINVLLVTPFLGQKQIVLVAVMTTLSGAFFIENSALLLWGPRIKQLDKFVEGNVRIAGTTISGHEAIIIVLAPLLMIGLWAFLRFTWTGSAIRAVAQNREFAELSGIRVKRMYSIAFAVSAALAGLAGVMLGAIRFITPGLGGEPLLKALIVVILGGLGSMPGTILGAYAVGFGEATSTYFLGAYWTQAVLFLVFIAFLVLRPNGLLGKP from the coding sequence ATGCTTGATTCCTTCCTCGCCCTCTTCCAGTCGATCTTCGCCAGCGGCCTCGTCCTCGCCTCGCTCTACGTGCTGATGGCGGCCGGGCTCGCGCTGGTGTGGAACACGCTCGGCATCTTCAACTTCACCCACGGCGCGCTGATGGTGGCCGCCGCCTACATCGCGTGGACGGTGTCCGACCCGCGCGGCCTCGGCCTCGGGCTCGCGGCGGGCGTGGTCGCGGCGGTGCTGGTCGCGGCGGTGATGGGCTACCTCATCAACGTCCTCCTGGTAACGCCCTTCCTCGGCCAGAAGCAGATCGTCCTCGTCGCGGTGATGACGACCTTGTCGGGGGCGTTCTTCATCGAGAACTCCGCGCTGCTGTTGTGGGGGCCGCGCATCAAGCAGCTCGACAAGTTCGTCGAGGGCAATGTCAGGATCGCCGGGACGACCATATCCGGCCACGAGGCGATCATCATCGTGCTCGCGCCGCTGCTGATGATCGGCCTGTGGGCGTTCCTGCGCTTCACCTGGACCGGCAGCGCCATCCGCGCGGTGGCGCAGAACCGCGAGTTCGCCGAGCTGAGCGGCATCCGCGTCAAGCGCATGTACTCCATCGCCTTCGCCGTCTCGGCGGCTCTGGCCGGCCTTGCCGGCGTCATGCTCGGCGCGATCCGCTTCATCACGCCCGGGCTCGGCGGCGAGCCGCTGCTCAAGGCGCTGATCGTCGTCATCCTCGGCGGGCTGGGCAGCATGCCGGGCACCATACTAGGCGCCTATGCCGTCGGCTTCGGGGAAGCCACCAGCACCTACTTCCTCGGGGCCTACTGGACCCAGGCGGTGCTGTTCCTCGTCTTCATCGCCTTCCTCGTGCTGCGGCCCAACGGGCTGCTCGGGAAGCCGTGA
- a CDS encoding aldehyde dehydrogenase family protein — MARTGILIDNQWRQSESGRTIDVLAPATGQPFASIAAAVDADVDAAVKAARRAVESGVWGRMNAAERGRLLSRMAIVVADHAEELAQLEARDTGKPIKQARNDIVAAARYFEFYGGGADKVHGDTIPFLAGHFAATERLPHGVTAHIIPWNYPAQMFPRSVGPALAMGNAVVMKPAEDACQTPLRMAELMVENGFPEGAINMITGYGHEAGAALSGHPDIDFISFIGSNQTGVQIQTAAARNHIGCTLELGGKSAQIVFADADLDAALPVLVGAIVQHAGQTCSAGSRLLVERSAYDRIVERVAERFAQVRVGTPEMDHDLGPVVSRRQQERVQGFCGRADADAIPLIAAGQMPADLPQGGFFVQPRLYGPVPRANSLASQEVFGPVMAVMPFEDEADAVALANATPYGLVAGIWTRDGARALRVGRRMQVGQVFVNCYGAGGGIELPFGGMKKSGHGREKGFEALYEFSAVRTMVIKHD, encoded by the coding sequence ATGGCCCGGACCGGCATCCTGATCGACAATCAATGGCGGCAGTCCGAGAGCGGCCGGACGATCGACGTCCTCGCGCCGGCGACCGGCCAGCCCTTCGCCTCCATCGCCGCCGCCGTCGACGCCGATGTCGATGCGGCGGTGAAGGCGGCCCGGCGCGCCGTCGAGAGCGGCGTGTGGGGGCGCATGAATGCCGCCGAGCGCGGCCGGCTCCTGTCGCGCATGGCCATCGTCGTCGCCGACCATGCCGAGGAGCTGGCCCAGCTCGAGGCGCGCGACACCGGCAAGCCGATCAAGCAGGCGCGCAACGACATCGTCGCCGCCGCGCGCTATTTCGAGTTCTACGGCGGCGGCGCCGACAAGGTCCATGGCGACACGATCCCGTTCCTCGCCGGGCATTTCGCCGCCACCGAGCGGCTGCCGCACGGGGTCACGGCGCACATCATTCCGTGGAACTATCCGGCGCAGATGTTCCCGCGTTCCGTCGGCCCGGCGCTGGCCATGGGCAACGCGGTGGTGATGAAGCCGGCCGAGGACGCGTGCCAGACGCCGCTGCGCATGGCCGAGCTGATGGTGGAGAACGGCTTTCCCGAAGGCGCGATCAACATGATCACCGGCTACGGCCACGAGGCGGGCGCGGCGCTCAGCGGCCATCCCGACATCGACTTCATCTCCTTCATCGGCAGCAACCAGACCGGCGTGCAGATCCAGACGGCCGCGGCCCGCAACCATATCGGCTGCACGCTGGAGCTCGGCGGCAAGTCCGCGCAGATCGTCTTCGCCGACGCCGATCTCGACGCCGCCCTGCCGGTGCTGGTCGGCGCCATCGTCCAGCATGCGGGCCAGACGTGCTCGGCCGGCTCGCGGCTGCTGGTCGAGCGGTCGGCCTACGATCGCATCGTCGAGCGCGTCGCCGAGCGCTTCGCGCAGGTGCGCGTCGGCACGCCGGAGATGGACCACGACCTCGGCCCGGTGGTCAGCCGCCGGCAGCAGGAGCGGGTGCAGGGCTTCTGCGGCCGCGCCGACGCCGACGCCATCCCGCTGATCGCCGCCGGGCAGATGCCGGCGGACCTTCCGCAAGGCGGCTTCTTCGTGCAGCCGCGCCTTTACGGGCCCGTTCCGCGCGCCAACAGCCTCGCCAGCCAGGAGGTCTTCGGCCCGGTCATGGCGGTGATGCCGTTCGAGGACGAGGCCGATGCGGTGGCGCTCGCCAACGCCACGCCCTACGGGCTGGTGGCGGGCATCTGGACGCGCGACGGCGCCAGGGCGCTGCGCGTCGGCCGCAGGATGCAGGTCGGCCAGGTTTTCGTGAACTGCTACGGCGCCGGCGGCGGCATCGAGCTGCCCTTCGGCGGCATGAAGAAATCCGGCCACGGCCGCGAGAAGGGCTTCGAGGCGCTCTACGAGTTCTCCGCCGTGCGCACCATGGTCATCAAGCACGACTGA
- a CDS encoding branched-chain amino acid ABC transporter permease produces MERSFRNGAAALFFLALFLLPLVNGDSYVRHVSIIAIMYAVLVSSWNISLGYGGVFNFAHMAFFAVGAYATGILTKTFGFSPWLGIPIGIAASVAASVIVCLPVLRLKGIYVILVTFAFGQLCLQIVLNQRDLTGGNFGLVSIPPLAVDGFSFRDHQNIGYYYLALAILAITVAAVSWFANSRFGWRVIALRDNEPYAISRGVPLARTRLATFAFSAIFPGAIGAVYAQYVRSASPDMFGFSFLTLALSMLLLGGTGTIWGPIAGAFVFTVLSELMTPLGPGRYLVTAVLIVLILRFFPRGLAGIPEFVVARLKRTRGGAAAPATTDTTTMGEAR; encoded by the coding sequence ATGGAACGTTCCTTCCGCAACGGCGCCGCCGCCCTGTTCTTCCTCGCCCTTTTCCTGTTGCCGCTGGTCAACGGCGATTCCTATGTCCGCCATGTCAGCATCATCGCCATCATGTATGCGGTGCTGGTGTCGAGCTGGAACATCTCGCTCGGCTATGGCGGCGTGTTCAACTTCGCCCACATGGCCTTCTTCGCGGTCGGCGCCTACGCCACCGGCATCCTGACCAAGACGTTCGGCTTCTCGCCGTGGCTCGGCATCCCCATCGGCATCGCGGCGTCGGTGGCGGCGAGTGTCATCGTCTGCCTGCCGGTCCTGAGGCTGAAGGGCATCTACGTCATCCTCGTCACCTTCGCCTTCGGCCAGCTGTGCCTGCAGATCGTGCTCAACCAGCGGGACCTCACCGGCGGCAATTTCGGCCTCGTGTCGATCCCGCCGCTGGCGGTGGACGGCTTCTCGTTCCGCGACCACCAGAACATCGGCTACTACTATCTCGCGCTGGCGATCCTCGCGATCACGGTCGCGGCGGTGTCGTGGTTCGCCAATTCGCGGTTCGGCTGGCGGGTGATCGCCCTGCGCGACAACGAGCCCTACGCCATCAGCCGCGGCGTGCCGCTGGCGCGCACGCGCCTCGCGACCTTCGCCTTCAGCGCCATCTTTCCCGGCGCCATCGGCGCGGTCTATGCGCAGTATGTGCGCTCGGCCAGCCCCGACATGTTCGGCTTCTCGTTCCTGACGCTGGCGCTCTCGATGCTTCTGCTCGGCGGCACCGGCACGATCTGGGGGCCGATCGCCGGCGCGTTCGTCTTCACGGTGCTGTCGGAGCTGATGACGCCGCTCGGGCCGGGGCGCTACCTCGTCACCGCAGTGCTCATCGTCCTCATCCTGCGCTTCTTCCCGCGCGGGCTGGCGGGCATCCCCGAATTCGTCGTCGCCCGTCTGAAACGCACGCGCGGCGGCGCGGCCGCGCCCGCCACGACCGACACCACGACGATGGGAGAAGCCCGTTGA
- a CDS encoding redoxin domain-containing protein — protein MTGTPAPELDVIQWFNAAEPPTLAGLRGKVVVLHAFQMLCPGCVGAGLPQAKKIAATFPVDEVAVIGLHTVFEHHEAMTPVSLAAFIHEYRLGFPIAVDRPGGDGPIPHTMAAYGMRGTPSLVLIDRAGMIRRHAFGAEDDMKVGAEIAWLMKEGAERDE, from the coding sequence ATGACAGGCACGCCCGCGCCCGAGCTCGACGTGATCCAGTGGTTCAACGCCGCCGAGCCGCCCACCCTCGCCGGCCTGCGCGGCAAGGTCGTCGTGCTCCACGCCTTCCAGATGCTGTGCCCCGGCTGCGTCGGCGCCGGCCTGCCGCAGGCGAAGAAGATCGCCGCGACCTTCCCGGTCGACGAGGTCGCCGTCATCGGCCTCCACACCGTCTTCGAGCATCACGAGGCGATGACGCCGGTGTCGCTCGCCGCCTTCATACACGAATACCGGCTGGGCTTCCCCATCGCGGTCGACCGGCCGGGCGGCGACGGGCCGATCCCGCACACCATGGCCGCCTACGGCATGCGCGGCACGCCGAGCCTCGTCCTGATCGACCGGGCCGGCATGATCCGCCGCCATGCCTTCGGTGCCGAGGACGACATGAAGGTCGGCGCGGAAATCGCGTGGCTGATGAAGGAGGGAGCAGAACGTGACGAATGA
- a CDS encoding YggS family pyridoxal phosphate-dependent enzyme, with protein sequence MIAGRLAAVRARIDAACRRAGRDPKGVRLLPISKTVPAERLRAAVAAGIATLGENKVQEAKGKAEALRDLSVAWSIVGHLQTNKAKEVARFAAEFQALDSLRVAEALERRLEIEDRTLDVLVQVNTSGEASKFGLAPEEVAGFVAGLPAFPRLRVGGLMTLAIFSADEARVRRCFRLLCDIRARLREEGPPGLSFDALSMGMSGDFEIAIEEGASVVRVGQAIFGARPTSDAYYWPGAAGAG encoded by the coding sequence GTGATCGCCGGACGGCTCGCTGCCGTGCGGGCGCGGATCGACGCCGCCTGTCGGCGCGCCGGACGCGACCCGAAGGGCGTGCGGTTGCTGCCGATCAGCAAGACAGTGCCGGCGGAGCGCCTGCGCGCGGCCGTCGCCGCCGGCATCGCCACCCTCGGCGAGAACAAGGTGCAGGAGGCGAAGGGCAAGGCCGAGGCGCTGCGCGACCTTTCTGTCGCGTGGAGCATCGTCGGCCATCTCCAGACCAACAAGGCCAAGGAGGTGGCACGCTTCGCCGCCGAGTTCCAGGCGCTCGACAGCCTGCGCGTCGCCGAGGCGCTGGAGCGCCGGCTCGAGATCGAGGACCGGACGCTCGACGTGCTGGTCCAGGTCAACACCTCCGGCGAGGCGAGCAAGTTCGGCCTTGCGCCGGAAGAGGTCGCCGGCTTCGTCGCCGGACTGCCGGCCTTCCCGCGGCTGCGCGTCGGTGGGCTGATGACGCTCGCGATCTTCTCCGCCGACGAGGCGCGCGTGCGGCGCTGCTTCCGTCTGCTCTGCGACATCCGCGCCCGGCTGCGCGAGGAGGGTCCGCCCGGTCTTTCCTTCGACGCGCTGTCGATGGGCATGTCGGGCGATTTCGAGATCGCGATCGAGGAGGGCGCGAGCGTCGTGCGGGTCGGGCAGGCGATCTTCGGCGCGCGCCCCACCTCGGACGCATACTACTGGCCCGGCGCGGCGGGAGCCGGCTGA
- a CDS encoding MarR family winged helix-turn-helix transcriptional regulator, translating to MSEDAQDISQIVSGLGQVAAFVRMAGWREAEPLGLTPTQTACLSLLAGRGASRVTVLARLLGVTQPTASEVVAALERKGLVERRRDPADGRAARIVLTAAGARIVRQTAQPPAALAHAIGGLEPGERAGLRRALAKTILSLQQQGAIEPQRLCLTCRFFRPYVHSDAEKPHHCAFVDAAFGDASLRLDCSDHEEAGPGEGASAPPAREPA from the coding sequence ATGAGCGAGGATGCACAGGATATTTCCCAGATCGTCTCCGGCCTCGGCCAGGTCGCCGCCTTCGTGCGCATGGCCGGGTGGCGCGAGGCCGAGCCGCTCGGCCTGACGCCGACCCAGACGGCATGCCTGTCGCTTCTGGCCGGAAGGGGCGCGAGCCGGGTCACGGTGCTGGCAAGGCTGCTCGGCGTCACCCAGCCGACGGCGAGCGAGGTGGTCGCGGCGCTGGAGCGCAAGGGGCTGGTCGAGCGGCGGCGCGACCCCGCCGACGGCCGCGCGGCGCGCATCGTCCTCACCGCCGCCGGGGCGCGGATCGTCAGGCAGACGGCGCAGCCGCCCGCGGCGCTCGCGCATGCCATCGGCGGGCTGGAGCCCGGCGAGCGCGCCGGCCTGCGGCGGGCGCTGGCGAAGACGATCCTGTCGCTTCAGCAGCAGGGCGCGATCGAGCCGCAGCGCCTGTGCCTGACCTGCCGTTTCTTCCGGCCTTACGTCCATTCCGATGCGGAAAAGCCGCATCACTGCGCCTTCGTGGACGCCGCCTTCGGCGACGCTTCGCTGCGTCTCGACTGTAGCGACCATGAGGAAGCCGGGCCGGGGGAGGGGGCGTCCGCGCCGCCCGCCCGCGAGCCGGCCTGA
- a CDS encoding zinc-dependent alcohol dehydrogenase family protein, producing the protein MKAMFYDAFGQMPVIAEVPDPTPGEDGVVIEVGASGVCRSDWHGWMGHDPDIRLPHVPGHELAGRVVAAGRNVRRFKPGDRVTVPFVSGCGRCAECRSGNQQVCPDQFQPGFTHWGSFARFVVIDFAETNLVILPDSVDDATAASLGCRFATSFRAVVDQARLRPGEWIAVHGCGGVGLSAIMIAAALGARPVAIDLSDEKLAFARACGALATVNAAAAPSVIEAVREITGGGAHVSVDALGHPSTCFNSIANLRRRGRHVQIGLMLGEQATPRIPMAQVIGQELEIYGSHGMQAWRYDAILSMIEAGRIAPQKLIGRRIGLEEGIRALTTMDRSDAIGMSVITSFG; encoded by the coding sequence ATGAAAGCGATGTTCTACGACGCGTTCGGGCAAATGCCGGTCATCGCCGAGGTGCCGGACCCGACGCCGGGCGAGGACGGTGTGGTGATAGAGGTCGGCGCCAGCGGCGTGTGCCGCAGCGACTGGCACGGCTGGATGGGGCACGATCCCGACATCCGCCTGCCGCACGTTCCGGGCCACGAGTTGGCCGGCCGTGTCGTCGCCGCGGGGCGGAACGTCCGGCGCTTCAAACCGGGCGACAGGGTGACGGTGCCGTTCGTCTCCGGCTGCGGCCGCTGCGCGGAATGCCGCTCCGGCAACCAGCAGGTCTGTCCCGACCAGTTCCAGCCGGGCTTCACCCATTGGGGCTCGTTCGCCCGGTTCGTCGTCATCGACTTCGCCGAGACCAACCTCGTTATCCTGCCCGACAGCGTCGACGACGCCACGGCCGCCAGCCTCGGCTGCCGGTTCGCCACCTCGTTCCGCGCCGTGGTCGACCAGGCGCGGCTGCGGCCGGGCGAGTGGATCGCCGTCCATGGCTGCGGCGGCGTCGGCCTGTCGGCGATCATGATCGCCGCGGCGCTCGGCGCGAGGCCAGTGGCCATCGACCTGTCCGACGAGAAGCTCGCCTTCGCCCGCGCCTGCGGCGCGCTCGCGACGGTCAATGCCGCCGCCGCGCCGTCCGTCATCGAGGCGGTGCGCGAGATCACGGGAGGCGGCGCGCATGTGTCGGTCGACGCGCTCGGCCATCCCTCGACCTGCTTCAACTCGATCGCCAATTTGCGTCGGCGCGGCCGGCACGTCCAGATCGGCCTGATGCTCGGCGAACAGGCGACGCCGCGCATCCCGATGGCGCAGGTGATCGGCCAGGAGCTGGAAATCTACGGCAGCCACGGCATGCAGGCCTGGCGCTACGACGCCATCCTGTCGATGATCGAGGCCGGCAGGATCGCGCCGCAGAAGCTGATCGGCCGCCGCATCGGCCTCGAAGAGGGAATAAGGGCGCTGACGACGATGGACAGGTCCGACGCAATCGGCATGAGCGTCATCACGTCGTTCGGCTGA
- a CDS encoding ABC transporter ATP-binding protein: protein MTDILVVRGMSKSFGALKAIRGLSFSLADGEILGIAGPNGSGKSTLFNILTKIPFGPDAGELVLDGKSLDRMSPRQIVQAGLARIFQTETDFETLSVLENILVAMPDEDFRHGRRDAEKRAADLLAYVGLRDQADRPASEITVYDRKKLMIATALACRPKVLLLDEPAAGLSPPEVTEMIELIRRINADGLSIIVIEHIISLLVSVSNRLLVLNFGELLAEGAPKDVIRDRRVIEAYLGTAAANV, encoded by the coding sequence ATGACGGACATTCTCGTCGTCAGGGGCATGAGCAAGAGTTTCGGCGCCCTCAAGGCCATACGCGGGCTTTCCTTCTCGCTCGCCGATGGGGAGATCCTGGGCATCGCCGGCCCCAACGGCAGCGGCAAGAGCACGCTCTTCAACATCCTCACCAAGATCCCGTTCGGGCCGGACGCCGGCGAGCTCGTCCTCGACGGCAAGTCGCTCGACCGGATGAGCCCGCGCCAGATCGTGCAGGCCGGGCTCGCCCGGATCTTCCAGACCGAGACGGATTTCGAGACGCTGAGCGTCCTGGAAAACATCCTCGTCGCGATGCCGGACGAGGATTTCCGCCACGGCCGGCGCGACGCCGAAAAGCGGGCCGCGGACCTTCTGGCCTATGTCGGCCTTCGGGATCAGGCGGACCGCCCCGCCTCGGAGATCACTGTCTACGACCGCAAGAAGCTGATGATCGCGACGGCGCTCGCCTGCCGGCCCAAGGTGCTGCTGCTCGACGAACCGGCGGCCGGCCTGTCGCCGCCAGAGGTCACGGAAATGATAGAACTCATACGCCGCATCAACGCCGACGGCCTGTCGATCATCGTCATCGAGCACATCATCTCGCTGCTCGTCTCGGTCTCGAACCGGCTGCTGGTGCTGAATTTCGGCGAACTGCTCGCCGAGGGCGCGCCCAAGGACGTCATCCGCGACCGGCGCGTGATCGAAGCCTATCTCGGAACGGCGGCCGCCAATGTCTGA